A single Salmo salar unplaced genomic scaffold, Ssal_v3.1, whole genome shotgun sequence DNA region contains:
- the LOC123735940 gene encoding B-cell receptor CD22-like, whose translation MVLGQNVWSVTYTKKSICALKGSTVELHCSYTYPSGTVTTTLWFTESGTGKEPKDLGQDPEYAGRLECHGDLGQDPEYAGRLECHGDQKNCHTLRITDLRESDSAEYKFRLLTDQTGGKYIGSPGVTLSVTDVVLEMDPTSVSERENVTLICRTKCTLDPITAYSWYKNGQPIPNSNTSSPVYSLFSVSSEDTGRYSCAVEGHEDLPSAEETLTVTYGPRNTSVSVSPSGEIMEGSSVTLTCSSESNPPVDKYTWYKKNVTSPKASGQSYSITNIISEDRGEYYCEAENTIASNNSTALMIIIAEKQTSVLTAAVGIIVVVLGVILASCLSGFMWFRKKASKSTFDTRHTADDGQGDSSAVYVNISGMAMTPAAAQTVATFDQEQDEDVQPTVEQAAEEDPSVLYSTVNKPRTKKT comes from the exons TGGTACTGGGTCAGAATGTCTGGAGTGTGACTTACACCAAGAAAAGTATCTGTGCcttgaaggggtcaacagtggaGCTGCACTGCTCTTATACATATCCCAGTGGTACAGTCACAACAACCCTCTGGTTCACTGAATCTGGGACTGGTAAAGAACCTAAAGATCTAGGTCAGGACCCAGAGTATGCAGGTCGTCTGGAGTGTCATGGAGATCTAGGTCAGGACCCAGAGTATGCAGGTCGTCTGGAGTGTCATGGAGATCAGAAGAATTGTCACACACTGAGgatcacagacctgagagagagtgaCTCTGCTGAGTACAAGTTCAGATTATTAACAGATCAGACCGGAGGGAAATATATTGGcagtcctggagtcactctgtctgtcacag ATGTTGTGTTGGAGATGGATCCTACATCTGtgtcagagagggagaatgtCACACTGATATGTAGAACCAAATGTACACTGGACCCCATCACAGCCTACAGTTGGTATAAGAATGGACAGCCTATACCAAACAGCAacacctcctctcctgtctatagCCTATTCTCAGTCAGCAGTGAGGATACAGGCCGATACTCCTGTGCTGTAGAAGGCCATGAGGATCTCCCCTCTGCTGAAGAGACTCTCactgtcacat ATGGTCCAAGGAAcacctcagtgtcagtcagtccctctggtgaaataatggagggcagttcagtgactctgacctgcagcagtgaatccaacccacctgtggacaaatacacctggtacaaGAAGAATGTTACCTCACCAAAAGCATCAGGACAGAGTTACAGCATCACTAACATCATctctgaggacagaggagaataCTACTGTGAGGCTGAGAATACAATAGCATCTAATAACTCTACAGCTCTGATGATCATTATAGCAG AGAAACAAACCTCAGTTCTAACTGCTGCTGTAGGAATCATAGTGGTTGTTCTGGGTGTCATACTGGCTTCATGTCTCTCTGGCTTCATGTGGTTCAG GAAGAAGGCCTCCAAATCCACCTTTGACACAAGACACACAGCAGACGACGGACAG ggAGACTCTAGTGCAGTGTATGTCAACATCTCAGGCATGGCCATGACCCCTGCTGCAGCACAGACAGTGGCCACCTTCGACCAGGAACAGGACGAGGATGTCCA GCCCACGGTGGAACAAGCAGCTGAGGAGGACCCCTCTGTTCTCTACAGTACagtcaacaaacccagaaccaagaagacctga